Genomic segment of Bicyclus anynana chromosome 7, ilBicAnyn1.1, whole genome shotgun sequence:
acaaaatattccaCAATTTAAAACAAGTTGATGTATTTACTCTACAATGTCAGTAACATGTTATTTTCTTCTTGGCGTATAATTTTTTGTGTATCATGCATGTACATCCTCtgcaataaattattgaaaaatgttttgtaaatattttattagtagcaataaaattatgtaaaataaggtaaaacaaaaaaataacaattattttaatttttaattgtgggTATTTCGTGCGCTTCCAGTTTAACAAGCTTGACCGATTGTTCCCACAATTTCTCCGCTGTAAATTCTAAATCACCATTCATTTTACTATCACTTATTTCAcagttttcaaaaacttttCCACTGACCAGACCAGTATTATCCTCTACTGCCATATGGATAGCAGTCTGAGCTCCTTGCCATGGTGTTGTAAAGAACGCGTAAAtgaaaaagtttaaaatataagcAATATATTTGTTGATACTGTAATAAATATCAGTTTCCACTATTCCTGGATCAGCACAGTTTACCACCACATTAGTTTCTGCAAGTCTTTTTGACAATTCTTGTGAGAACAAAACCAAACTTAATTTACTATTAAGATAAATTCTTGATTTTGTCCAAAATCCAATCTTATTGTAACTATTAACGTCTAATGAAGCGTATTTACGTAGATTCGACGTTATGCTTATTATTCTAGTAGGTTCCGTTTCAGTAGCAGTATTCTTCAATAACGGTAAAAGTAGGAGTGTTAAAAGGAAATGGCCATAATAGTTCACTTGCATTATATAATGCAGTCCATCGTCAGTTAAAACATCCTCAGGAACTCGAATGCCAGAGCTATTTACGAGAATGTCCAATCTAGTTTCTTTTTCCTGAATTAGTTTCACAAAATCTCGCACAGATCTTAAAGATGCTATGTTTAATTGTCTGTAATAAACGTTATGGTTACCAGTCGCTTTAGCAATCCTTGCTAGAGCTGTATAGCCATCTATTTCATATTGACAGGCTATTATAACTTTGGCGTCTCTTTGAGCTAAGTCCTTTGCAATTTCGAATCCAAGTCCACTCGACCCGTCAGTTACAATCACAGTTTTTCCACGAAGTTTCTTTGTTGAATTGCATATTACCACTTGCTTTTTCTGAGACAcgaataaaactattaaaatcacTACAACacctaaaattataaacatcataattttgtaaaaccACCGGCGCGGTAAGAAACAAGTTTTgaagttataaattaattgaatagcCAATGGTATATTGCGTAAAGCAAAACTGGAATTAGTTAAATTTATGAGTgtgtgtatgatttttttttaactaggattaaagtattattaataGTACAACATATATTACTAATAACTAacttattttttgattataacTGCTATTCGCTACGTcaactactcgtatatattttaaaactaaataattaaaaaatattttcttgctATTaggaattacatttttttttcaattgaaataaaaagtcAATATAAAACACCAttaatttattcacattttaaataatcCAAAGTATCTTAacgaatagcaaaataaaattaaaaatataaaaaattgtgacttagaattaatttttattttattatcacacTACATTATGGTCACcgaatacattattattttgtacattttaacaTTGAATCGGTCCGTCAAAACACACATTTTCATTCTTAATTATGCAACCTTCCTTGTTTTGGCATCATCGTAaaggcttttaaaaaaaactataaattcgCTACGGTTTGTTTGACTCCCATTTTATGTAGTCAGGGTTCTGTAGAAAACATTTTCAATACTTTTCTTTAGaacctacaaaaatatatattagcgATTGCATTCTTACACCGAGATTTTTCCGAATACTTCCTTCTTgcttgttttgaaaaatattatggcCTACGAGCGGACTCGCGGTGATTTCACCCGTTCTTGTGGTTTTGAACTTTCATATTTAGCCTATGTAGTCAATGCTGATCGAATTTTTAATATCTCTTTAATGGTTtaggttaataatatttaaaatacttatgCGTGAGTCATGGCTTTCTTATGACTGTTTGTAGTATTACTTACATAAAAGGTACTATCGCTTAAACTTAAGTTTTGACAAAAAGCATGGCCAAAAGTTAAAACTATAGTACAGTCTCGTTGTCTAAGTATTCATTCGTGGGATTACTGGCAGCAATAAGTCTACTAGTTACTTTAACGGCATccaagtacctactcgtagtcgCGCCTTTTAGGGAACGCgacgaaaaaaatgtattaaatttttttttttcgtgttacAAGGCCTCTATGACTGCGACGCCTTGCGTTTTCGGTaacaatatacaaataaataaatacta
This window contains:
- the LOC112045788 gene encoding retinol dehydrogenase 14-like, producing MMFIILGVVVILIVLFVSQKKQVVICNSTKKLRGKTVIVTDGSSGLGFEIAKDLAQRDAKVIIACQYEIDGYTALARIAKATGNHNVYYRQLNIASLRSVRDFVKLIQEKETRLDILVNSSGIRVPEDVLTDDGLHYIMQVNYYGHFLLTLLLLPLLKNTATETEPTRIISITSNLRKYASLDVNSYNKIGFWTKSRIYLNSKLSLVLFSQELSKRLAETNVVVNCADPGIVETDIYYSINKYIAYILNFFIYAFFTTPWQGAQTAIHMAVEDNTGLVSGKVFENCEISDSKMNGDLEFTAEKLWEQSVKLVKLEAHEIPTIKN